A section of the Telopea speciosissima isolate NSW1024214 ecotype Mountain lineage chromosome 3, Tspe_v1, whole genome shotgun sequence genome encodes:
- the LOC122656898 gene encoding uncharacterized protein LOC122656898 isoform X2, which produces MKFEDFLMQRSRDKQKRIDLEEEVGILQAELDDEQKLNRVLKCALHGQVVSRPSISSLLPLEVQVLLAELEMVEEEIIFLERKVAELRHCLHQEKKLNEENQLQPLLKHYCSGIRSHREQEDHEQSLGPLHYKADFGGKRLMRERKASLGSASEIHAMFSGRLNNEIAGKSRCNGRKQTQNLLDEAMATEKPNRVSEEVIICLIGIFLTLNQSSAHLNCDGLASISKLSLSCMNSKGQKSDFDGPVRDLVPYKNFIQFTRNSVDMSRVSECLPAIGKMRILMHKLSTVDLIFLTYKQKLAFWINIYNACIMNAFLQHGLPSTSDKLLTLMNKAALNVGGIILNALAIEHFILRHPYDSEKGTMDEKEMLLRKAYGLNYPEPNITFALCRGSWSSPPLRVYTAENVVNELGRAKVEYLEASVGVTSKKKIAVPKLLQWHMSDFADDMDSLLEWIYSQLPQSGSLKRSIMECLNGDGKCPTAKMVEIQPYESEFRYLLPL; this is translated from the exons ATGAAATTTGAAGATTTCTTAATGCAACGGAGTAGAGATAAGCAAAAAAGAATTGATCTAGAGGAGGag GTCGGTATACTGCAAGCAGAATTAGATGATGAGCAGAAATTGAATCGGGTTCTTAAATGTGCATTACATGGACAAGTTGTTTCTCGTCCATCAATTTCCTCACTGCTACCACTTGAG GTGCAGGTCCTTCTTGCAGAACTGGAAATGGTTGAAGAAGAGATCATTTTCCTGGAAAGGAAGGTGGCGGAGCTGAGACACTGTCTCcatcaagaaaagaaactgaACGAAGAAAATCAATTGCAGCCACTACTGAAACACTACTGCTCTGGAATAAGGAGTCACAGAGAACAAGAAGATCATGAACAGTCACTGGGGCCACTACATTACAAGGCAGACTTTGGAGGCAAAAGGCTgatgagagaaagaaaagctTCCCTAGGCTCTGCTTCAGAAATCCATGCCATGTTTTCTGGAAGGTTGAATA ATGAAATTGCTGGAAAATCAAGATgcaatggaagaaaacaaacaCAGAATCTTCTAGATGAAGCAATGGCTACAGAGAAGCCAAACAGAGTCTCAGAAGAAGTAATCATATGCTTGATTGGCATCTTTCTCACACTGAACCAGAGTTCAGCTCATCTCAACTGTGATGGCTTAGCATCTATTTCGAAGCTTAGTCTTTCCTGCATGAACTCAAAAGGCCAGAA GTCTGATTTCGACGGCCCCGTCAGAGATTTAGTTCCATATAAGAATTTCATCCAATTCACAAGAAATTCTGTGGACATGAGCCGTGTTTCAGAATGTTTACCAGCAATCGGAAAAATGAG GATTTTGATGCATAAACTAAGTACCGTGGACTTAATTTTCCTGACGTACAAGCAGAAGTTAGCATTCTGGATCAATATCTACAATGCATGCATAATGAAT GCATTTCTCCAACATGGACTACCTTCTACATCAGACAAACTGCTTACCCTGATGAACAAG GCTGCACTGAATGTTGGAGGCATAATACTGAATGCTCTGGCCATTGAGCATTTCATTCTCAGGCATCCTTACGACTCCGAAAAA GGTACTATGGATGAAAAAGAAATGCTGCTGCGAAAGGCGTATGGTCTTAATTATCCTGAACCCAATATCACTTTTGCCCTTTGCCGAGGAAGTTGGTCTTCTCCACCA TTAAGGGTATACACTGCAGAAAATGTAGTAAACGAATTGGGAAGGGCGAAAGTTGAATATTTAGAGGCTTCGGTTGGAGTTACAAGCAAGAAGAAAATAGCAGTTCCCAAGCTTCTGCAATGGCACATGAGCGATTTTGCAGATGACATGGACTCACTATTGGAATGGATCTATAGCCAACTACCACAGTCAGGATCACTAAAGAGATCGATAATGGAGTGCCTGAATGGTGATGGCAAATGCCCAACAGCCAAAATGGTGGAAATTCAACCTTACGAATCTGAGTTCCGCTACTTGCTTCCCTTGTAG
- the LOC122656898 gene encoding uncharacterized protein LOC122656898 isoform X1 gives MKFEDFLMQRSRDKQKRIDLEEEVGILQAELDDEQKLNRVLKCALHGQVVSRPSISSLLPLEVIVSIPCIYLIAFGWKNNKFGILMQVQVLLAELEMVEEEIIFLERKVAELRHCLHQEKKLNEENQLQPLLKHYCSGIRSHREQEDHEQSLGPLHYKADFGGKRLMRERKASLGSASEIHAMFSGRLNNEIAGKSRCNGRKQTQNLLDEAMATEKPNRVSEEVIICLIGIFLTLNQSSAHLNCDGLASISKLSLSCMNSKGQKSDFDGPVRDLVPYKNFIQFTRNSVDMSRVSECLPAIGKMRILMHKLSTVDLIFLTYKQKLAFWINIYNACIMNAFLQHGLPSTSDKLLTLMNKAALNVGGIILNALAIEHFILRHPYDSEKGTMDEKEMLLRKAYGLNYPEPNITFALCRGSWSSPPLRVYTAENVVNELGRAKVEYLEASVGVTSKKKIAVPKLLQWHMSDFADDMDSLLEWIYSQLPQSGSLKRSIMECLNGDGKCPTAKMVEIQPYESEFRYLLPL, from the exons ATGAAATTTGAAGATTTCTTAATGCAACGGAGTAGAGATAAGCAAAAAAGAATTGATCTAGAGGAGGag GTCGGTATACTGCAAGCAGAATTAGATGATGAGCAGAAATTGAATCGGGTTCTTAAATGTGCATTACATGGACAAGTTGTTTCTCGTCCATCAATTTCCTCACTGCTACCACTTGAGGTAATTGTTTCTATCCCATGCATTTACTTGATTGCCTTTGGATGGAAGA ATAACAAATTTGGGATATTGATGCAGGTGCAGGTCCTTCTTGCAGAACTGGAAATGGTTGAAGAAGAGATCATTTTCCTGGAAAGGAAGGTGGCGGAGCTGAGACACTGTCTCcatcaagaaaagaaactgaACGAAGAAAATCAATTGCAGCCACTACTGAAACACTACTGCTCTGGAATAAGGAGTCACAGAGAACAAGAAGATCATGAACAGTCACTGGGGCCACTACATTACAAGGCAGACTTTGGAGGCAAAAGGCTgatgagagaaagaaaagctTCCCTAGGCTCTGCTTCAGAAATCCATGCCATGTTTTCTGGAAGGTTGAATA ATGAAATTGCTGGAAAATCAAGATgcaatggaagaaaacaaacaCAGAATCTTCTAGATGAAGCAATGGCTACAGAGAAGCCAAACAGAGTCTCAGAAGAAGTAATCATATGCTTGATTGGCATCTTTCTCACACTGAACCAGAGTTCAGCTCATCTCAACTGTGATGGCTTAGCATCTATTTCGAAGCTTAGTCTTTCCTGCATGAACTCAAAAGGCCAGAA GTCTGATTTCGACGGCCCCGTCAGAGATTTAGTTCCATATAAGAATTTCATCCAATTCACAAGAAATTCTGTGGACATGAGCCGTGTTTCAGAATGTTTACCAGCAATCGGAAAAATGAG GATTTTGATGCATAAACTAAGTACCGTGGACTTAATTTTCCTGACGTACAAGCAGAAGTTAGCATTCTGGATCAATATCTACAATGCATGCATAATGAAT GCATTTCTCCAACATGGACTACCTTCTACATCAGACAAACTGCTTACCCTGATGAACAAG GCTGCACTGAATGTTGGAGGCATAATACTGAATGCTCTGGCCATTGAGCATTTCATTCTCAGGCATCCTTACGACTCCGAAAAA GGTACTATGGATGAAAAAGAAATGCTGCTGCGAAAGGCGTATGGTCTTAATTATCCTGAACCCAATATCACTTTTGCCCTTTGCCGAGGAAGTTGGTCTTCTCCACCA TTAAGGGTATACACTGCAGAAAATGTAGTAAACGAATTGGGAAGGGCGAAAGTTGAATATTTAGAGGCTTCGGTTGGAGTTACAAGCAAGAAGAAAATAGCAGTTCCCAAGCTTCTGCAATGGCACATGAGCGATTTTGCAGATGACATGGACTCACTATTGGAATGGATCTATAGCCAACTACCACAGTCAGGATCACTAAAGAGATCGATAATGGAGTGCCTGAATGGTGATGGCAAATGCCCAACAGCCAAAATGGTGGAAATTCAACCTTACGAATCTGAGTTCCGCTACTTGCTTCCCTTGTAG
- the LOC122655498 gene encoding cytochrome c oxidase assembly protein COX19-like: protein MSAGGAFGGNRGLRPVPPEKGIFPLDHMHECDLEKKEYVTCLKSSGYQSERCRHFSKKYLECRMERNLMAKQDMSELGFGKDADEEASEQMNEKVAGVQGKTVVTTYLRPKESVCRT from the exons atgAGTGCAG GTGGTGCATTTGGTGGGAACAGGGGATTAAGACCAGTACCTCCAGAAAAAGGCATTTTTCCTTTGGATCATATGCATGAATGTGACTTG GAGAAGAAAGAGTATGTTACTTGTCTCAAATCCTCTGGCTATCAATCTGAAAGATGtagacacttttcaaaaaagtaCCTGGAATGTCGAATGGAAAG GAACTTAATGGCAAAGCAAGATATGTCTGAGCTTGGATTTGGCAAAGATGCTGATGAGGAAGCTTCCGAACAGATGAATGAAAAAGTTG CTGGTGTTCAGGGTAAAACTGTAGTTACTACGTACTTGAGGCCGAAGGAATCTGTCTGCAGGACCTGA
- the LOC122656900 gene encoding 7-deoxyloganetin glucosyltransferase-like, translating into MGSFGGGQINNKPHAVCIPFPAQGHVNPMMQLAKLLHSRGFHITFVNTEFNHRRLLRSKAPDALKGFTDFQFETIPDGLPSSDRDATQDVPTLCDSVGKNCLAPFRDLLKKLNSSSSSTTVPQVSCIVSDAVMSFSIKAARELGIPEVQFWTASACGFMGYLHFDELIKRGIVPLKDEKDISNGYLDTPIDWIPGMKDMRLKDVPSFIRTTDPNDIMLNYLGQEAQNSLKAPAIILNTFDDLEHEVLGAIASKFPHIYTIGPLKFLGQCISETESIPSSLWKEDFNCLEWLDKKEPNSVVYVNFGSITVMSDQHFREFAWGLANCKYPFLWINRPDVVMGEESAILPEEFIEETKDRGLVVSWCPQDKVLLHSSIGGFLTHCGWNSTIESICGGVPMLCWPFFAEQQTNCRYACTHWGIGLEINNDLKREEVETLVKELMEGERGKVMRKKTLDWKEKAEAATKQGGSSYNNFDKVIKEVLHPIK; encoded by the exons ATGGGTTCATTTGGAGGTGGGCAGATTAATAATAAGCCACATGCTGTGTGCATTCCATTCCCAGCACAAGGCCATGTTAACCCCATGATGCAATTAGCCAAGCTTCTCCACTCAAGAGGCTTCCATATCACCTTTGTCAACACTGAGTTCAATCACAGACGCTTATTGAGATCCAAAGCTCCGGACGCTCTCAAGGGCTTCACTGATTTCCAGTTCGAAACCATACCCGATGGATTGCCATCATCCGACCGCGATGCTACACAAGATGTTCCTACACTATGTGATTCAGTAGGAAAGAACTGCTTGGCTCCCTTTCGTGATCTACTCAAAAAACTcaattcctcctcctcctccaccaccgtACCTCAAGTCTCTTGCATTGTTTCTGATGCAGTCATGAGTTTTTCCATAAAAGCTGCCAGGGAACTAGGCATccctgaagttcaattttggaCTGCATCAGCTTGTGGCTTCATGGGCTATCTCCATTTCGATGAGCTTATCAAAAGAGGCATTGTACCACTCAAAG ATGAGAAGGACATCAGCAATGGATATCTTGACACACCCATTGATTGGATACCAGGCATGAAAGATATGAGGCTCAAGGATGTCCCGAGCTTTATCAGAACAACTGATCCCAATGACATTATGCTCAATTATTTAGGACAGGAAGCACAGAATTCTCTCAAAGCACCTGCCATTATATTAAACACATTTGATGATCTAGAACATGAGGTTTTGGGTGCAATTGCATCCAAGTTTCCTCACATTTATACTATTGGCCCACTAAAGTTCCTTGGCCAATGCATCTCCGAGACTGAATCCATCCCATCCAGCCTTTGGAAAGAAGACTTCAACTGCTTGGAGTGGTTGGATAAAAAGGAACCAAACTCAGTCGTTTATGTGAATTTTGGAAGTATAACTGTTATGAGTGATCAACACTTTAGAGAGTTCGCATGGGGGTTGGCAAATTGCAAGTATCCCTTCTTGTGGATCAATAGACCTGATGTTGTAATGGGTGAAGAATCAGCAATCTTGCCTGAGGAGTTCATTGAAGAAACTAAAGATAGAGGTTTGGTGGTGAGTTGGTGCCCACAAGACAAAGTGCTTCTCCATTCCTCCATAGGTGGGTTTCTTACTCATTGTGGATGGAATTCTACGATTGAAAGCATTTGTGGTGGAGTGCCAATGTTATGCTGGCCTTTCTTCGCCGAACAACAAACTAATTGCAGATATGCTTGCACTCATTGGGGCATAGGCTTGGAGATCAACAATGACTTAAAGCGAGAAGAGGTTGAAACTCTTGTTAAGGAATTaatggaaggagaaagagggaaagTGATGAGGAAGAAGACCTTGGATTGGAAGGAGAAAGCAGAAGCTGCTACCAAACAAGGAGGTTCTTCTTACAATAACTTTGATAAAGTAATTAAGGAAGTCCTTCACCCAATTAAGTGA